A DNA window from Coffea arabica cultivar ET-39 chromosome 6c, Coffea Arabica ET-39 HiFi, whole genome shotgun sequence contains the following coding sequences:
- the LOC140008782 gene encoding uncharacterized protein, whose amino-acid sequence MDPPKGVLKCLEGLMANFFGDNRSWVLSIIGSVYSSSPSVISALMGRPRTTSSPTIPLLRRSPSTAWDELCRVLPPLICWELWKARNMTMYEGIVSTPSRLCWNIKALLLGMSQARPFIQATQDDRELVLSGLSINMTQMERPFLHWVTWTRLPLGYVMLNIDGSSLGNPGHSGAKGILRDPEGHILSAFSLFLGPMTNMEAEALALLEGMRASVDIPYLHIEMDSQVLLNMVTGNDRVLWKLWKTVSRIKALAIDRQVSFAHTNREANAVANALAHLASSTHISQRFPPTPLLVCIKGLAHLDRIQMPYVRLT is encoded by the exons ATGGATCCCCCCAAGGGGGTGCTCAAATGCCTTGAAGGCCTCATGGCAAATTTCTTTGGGGACAATCGGAGTTGGGTCCTAAGCATCATTG GTTCGGTTTACAGCTCCTCTCCAAGTGTCATTTCTGCCCTGATGGGTAGACCTAGGACCACATCTTCTCCGACTATCCCCTTGCTACGGAG GTCTCCTAGTACTGCATGGGATGAGTTGTGTAGGGTGTTGCCACCCCTTATATGTTGGGAACTATGGAAGGCCAGAAACATGACAATGTACGAGGGGATTGTTTCAACGCCGTCTCGACTATGTTGGAACATCAAAGCTTTGCTGCTCGGCATGTCCCAGGCCCGCCCCTTCATCCAGGCGACGCAGGACGACAGGGAGTTGGTCCTCTCAGGCTTATCTATTAACATGACACAGATGGAGCGACCCTTCCTGCATTGGGTCACATGGACGCGGCTGCCGCTCGGGTATGTCATGTTAAATATTGATGGTTCATCCTTAGGGAATCCAGGACACTCAGGAGCCAAAGGGATACTCCGCGACCCCGAGGGTCATATCTTGAGTGCCTTTTCATTGTTCTTAGGGCCCATGACAAATATGGAAGCAGAGGCCTTGGCGCTTCTGGAAGGCATGCGAGCCTCAGTGGATATCCCCTATTTACACATTGAAATGGACTCTCAGGTTTTGCTGAACATGGTGACAGGCAACGACAGAGTCCTTTGGAAGCTATGGAAGACTGTCTCACGCATCAAGGCTTTAGCGATAGATCGCCAAGTTTCATTTGCTCATACCAATAGAGAAGCGAATGCTGTTGCGAATGCCCTAGCTCACCTAGCAAGCTCCACGCACATTAGTCAAAGGTTCCCTCCCACCCCACTTCTAGTATGTATAAAGGGATTAGCCCACCTAGACAGGATACAGATGCCCTATGTACGCTTGACTTAG
- the LOC113693244 gene encoding putative late blight resistance protein homolog R1A-3 — protein sequence MSEEDLAHQVKRSLLRKRYLIVLDDVWDIEAWNRLEASFLDNGNGSRVILTSRLHDVAPQDKLHHETHSLRQLTPDQSWDLLKAKLYPGKDLTPKLCELQQQVVEICQGLPLTVVILAGILSSMDRRDWKEVVEGLSLRNVSSIEQCIATLELSYKHLSDNLKHKRSEDVANDYLMQLISRNLVIVSKPGSIDGQSLSHSRFVV from the exons ATGAGTGAAGAAGATCTGGCTCATCAAGTCAAACGAAGTTTGCTAAGGAAAAGATATCTCATTGTTTTGGATGATGTATGGGATATTGAAGCATGGAACAGATTGGAAGCCTCATTCCTTGATAATGGAAATGGAAGTAGAGTTATCTTGACAAGTAGGCTCCATGATGTTGCTCCGCAAGATAAACTCCATCACGAAACACATTCTCTTCGGCAACTCACTCCTGATCAGAGTTGGGATTTGCTAAAAGCTAAGTTATACCCTGGAAAAGATTTAACTCCAAAATTGTGTGAACTTCAACAGCAAGTTGTGGAAATCTGTCAAGGGCTACCTCTTACAGTTGTCATTCTTGCTGGAATTCTCTCAAGCATGGACCGACGTGATTGGAAAGAAGTTGTGGAAGGTTTGAGTTTAAGAAATGTCTCTAGTATAGAACAATGTATCGCTACATTAGAGCtaagttacaaacatttatcagATAATTTGAAG CACAAGAGATCAGAGGATGTGGCAAATGATTACCTGATGCAACTTATTAGCAGAAACTTAGTCATAGTGTCCAAACCAGGATCCATTGATGGTCAAAGCTTGTCGCATTCACGATTTGTTGTATGA
- the LOC113693245 gene encoding uncharacterized protein: protein MEQYHRLWDYVATVKNSNPGSHISLQIDRRNIEERATFQRIYYGLGALKNGFLQGCRPIIGLDGCFLKSPFGGQLLTALGRDANENMFHISFAVVEVENYDSWSWFLRELISQIGRGNKGVAYTFILDRQKGLVRAIEELFPESEHRFCLKHMFKNFKQRFKDQDLRDLFWEVAAAASMPEHETALSNLERADPQEGDKLTAAGWFKWLPPKLWSRAHFSTACRSGTCINNMSESWNNYILKARGEPIITMLEWIRRRLMQRLVTKREGMLKHGGTLCPNIYEKLEKLKIKARNCVAVYRGNGNLEVDGYGRTNVVNLELKTCTCGHFQLSGIPCMHAVACIQSRKLKFKEYVDACYHREAYLRAYNFTIGPVPSKQF from the coding sequence ATGGAGCAATACCACAGACTTTGGGATTATGTAGCTACTGTAAAAAATTCCAATCCTGGTAGTCATATTTCATTGCAAATTGATAGGCGAAATATTGAGGAAAGGGCTACATTTCAGAGGATATATTATGGTTTAGGTGCGTTGAAAAATGGTTTCCTACAAGGATGTAGACCTATCATAGGTCTAGATGGCTGCTTTCTCAAGAGTCCCTTTGGAGGTCAGCTACTTACAGCCTTGGGTAGGGATGCCAATGAAAATATGTTCCATATTTCCTTTGCTGTTGTTGAGGTTGAGAATTACGACAGTTGGAGTTGGTTTTTGCGGGAATTAATCAGCCAAATTGGAAGAGGAAACAAAGGAGTGGCTTACACTTTCATCTTAGATAGGCAAAAGGGTCTTGTCCGTGCAATTGAAGAATTATTTCCTGAATCAGAGCACAGATTCTGTTTGAAACATatgttcaagaacttcaaacaAAGATTCAAGGATCAAGACCTTAGAGATCTGTTTTGGGAGGTAGCTGCAGCAGCAAGCATGCCGGAGCATGAAACTGCCCTTTCAAATCTTGAGAGGGCTGACCCACAAGAAGGTGACAAGCTAACAGCTGCGGGATGGTTCAAATGGTTGCCTCCAAAATTATGGTCTAGAGCTCATTTTAGTACAGCTTGTAGGAGTGGCACTTGCATTAACAACATGAGTGAGTCATGGAATAATTACATTCTAAAAGCTAGAGGGGAGCCAATAATAACAATGCTGGAGTGGATTCGGAGGAGATTAATGCAAAGGTTGGTAACCAAACGAGAGGGCATGCTGAAACATGGTGGAACTTTATGTCCAAACATTTATGAGAAGTTGGAGAAACTTAAGATAAAGGCAAGAAATTGTGTTGCGGTTTATAGAGGAAATGGAAATTTGGAAGTTGATGGCTATGGAAGGACAAATGTTGTCAATTTGGAGTTGAAAACTTGTACCTGTGGTCATTTTCAGCTTAGTGGCATTCCCTGCATGCATGCAGTTGCCTGCATTCAGAGCAGAAAGCTGAAATTCAAGGAATATGTTGATGCTTGTTACCATAGGGAAGCATATTTAAGGGCCTACAACTTCACAATTGGTCCCGTTCCTTCGAAGCAGTTCTAG